One Desulfobulbus propionicus DSM 2032 DNA segment encodes these proteins:
- a CDS encoding (Fe-S)-binding protein translates to MAVTEDKARVVRAGKTYHDDLAIVREELDKCMKCGNCMAVCPVYGADKLETSVTRSKIAVAEAVLDGQLELDDPQVYEMLFNCLVCKSCMTNCPTKVNFGRIILALRAALVRKNGLPWLKKAIFSTLKHPSLFDTSMRIGAALQGLAFKTDQGGKAISPRAPFAKVGGPIGLDSERQMPALNVTPLRDRVDDVVKVAGSTMKVAFFTGDSLNYFYPEAGQDLIEVLSANQIEVHIPKGQNCCGVPVLVHGDIDTVRKLARANIDAFEATGCEYLITGCGSCGSAWQHDYTEILAADPVYGPKAEYWAKRTYDISTFLTRVITLREPKGRVERVVTYHDSCHLKKAMKVSAEPREILNVIPGLTFKEMSAPDACCGSGGSFVLSHYETASTIGRKKADDINRTGADTVSTGCPACMMQLLDNVHRSGGQQKIIHYISLLAESYRKEKEGARS, encoded by the coding sequence ATGGCGGTCACAGAAGACAAGGCCCGGGTGGTACGGGCTGGAAAAACCTACCACGACGATCTGGCCATCGTCCGCGAGGAACTCGACAAATGCATGAAGTGCGGCAACTGCATGGCCGTGTGTCCGGTGTACGGGGCGGATAAGCTGGAAACCTCCGTCACCCGCTCCAAGATCGCGGTGGCCGAGGCCGTGCTCGACGGTCAGCTGGAACTCGACGATCCCCAGGTCTATGAGATGCTGTTTAACTGTTTGGTGTGCAAATCCTGCATGACCAACTGCCCGACCAAGGTCAATTTCGGCCGGATCATCCTGGCCCTGCGGGCTGCCTTGGTGCGCAAGAACGGCCTACCCTGGCTGAAGAAGGCAATTTTTTCCACCCTCAAGCATCCCTCGCTGTTTGATACCAGCATGCGGATCGGGGCGGCCCTCCAAGGATTGGCCTTCAAGACCGACCAAGGCGGCAAGGCTATCTCGCCCCGCGCCCCCTTTGCCAAGGTGGGGGGGCCGATTGGCCTCGACAGCGAGCGACAGATGCCGGCCCTGAACGTCACTCCGTTGCGGGACCGGGTGGACGACGTGGTCAAGGTGGCGGGCAGCACGATGAAGGTGGCTTTCTTTACCGGCGATTCCTTGAACTATTTCTACCCCGAGGCCGGCCAGGATCTGATCGAGGTCCTGAGTGCCAACCAGATCGAGGTCCATATCCCCAAAGGGCAGAACTGCTGCGGCGTGCCGGTGCTGGTTCATGGCGACATCGACACCGTGCGCAAGCTGGCCCGCGCCAATATCGATGCCTTCGAGGCGACGGGTTGTGAATACCTGATTACCGGCTGCGGCTCCTGCGGTAGCGCCTGGCAGCATGACTACACCGAGATTCTGGCCGCCGACCCGGTTTACGGTCCCAAGGCCGAATACTGGGCCAAGCGGACGTACGACATCTCCACGTTCCTCACCCGGGTGATCACCTTGCGCGAACCCAAGGGACGGGTGGAACGGGTGGTCACCTACCACGATTCCTGCCATTTGAAAAAGGCAATGAAGGTTTCTGCCGAACCACGCGAGATCCTCAACGTCATCCCCGGTCTCACCTTCAAGGAAATGTCGGCGCCGGACGCCTGTTGCGGCAGCGGTGGCTCCTTTGTCCTCTCCCACTACGAGACGGCGAGCACCATCGGCCGTAAAAAAGCCGACGACATCAACCGCACCGGCGCCGATACCGTATCCACGGGGTGTCCGGCCTGCATGATGCAACTGCTGGATAATGTCCATCGCAGCGGCGGCCAGCAAAAGATCATCCACTACATCTCCTTGCTGGCTGAGTCGTATCGGAAGGAGAAAGAGGGGGCCCGTTCCTGA
- a CDS encoding L-lactate permease, with protein MPWIQNYTPIGESLGMSALVASIPLVVIFVCLAVLKMKAHKAALLAVASAFAIAVTVWGMPAKLAGLAFGQGAAFGLFPVFYIVLTTLFLYNITVKGGQFEIIRASLAGLTADRRIQALLIAFCFGAFIEGAAGFGTPVAIAGATLVGLGFRPLYAAGVCLVANTAPVAFGAIGIPVVALSAVMGYGDDGMMKLSKMVGHQLPFISVFIPFYVIVMMAGLKKAMEVLPAILTCGVTFAIAQWLTASYVGPYLPDITASLAAMAALVILLRVWQPKENFVFAHEKAATREEHNYTGGQILRAWTPYLFLTLMVLLWGLPSVKAGLDNIGKVVITVTGLDNMIVKKVNTPDVGLQKIAVVNGEIDKLTAALPAGEAKLAPVVTLLGELKALQGPLAEVEQRLVGKGAVLPEERFKAFEPVFKKSEELKKLSEGLVKDKVVEKDQFKSLTKALADQLPTKIAAKYNFNYLSAAGTAILIAALLSALICGVGFGDVAKIAGKTIVDMRFPALTVASVLGLAYVMNASGMTNCLGLVFTKTGHWFPFIAPILGWLGVFLTGSDTSSNVLFGGLQKATAEQLGISPILTGAANTSGGVMGKMISPQSLAVATAACGMVGEEGNLFRFTLKHSLFLTFIVCVMVYLQAYYLQWMIP; from the coding sequence ATGCCCTGGATACAAAACTACACCCCCATAGGGGAGAGTCTGGGAATGTCGGCCCTTGTCGCCAGCATTCCCCTGGTCGTCATCTTTGTGTGCCTCGCGGTACTGAAGATGAAAGCGCACAAGGCTGCCTTGCTGGCGGTGGCTTCAGCCTTCGCCATCGCCGTCACCGTCTGGGGGATGCCGGCCAAGCTCGCTGGCCTGGCCTTTGGCCAAGGCGCCGCCTTTGGTCTGTTCCCCGTGTTCTACATCGTGCTCACCACCCTGTTTCTCTACAATATTACCGTTAAAGGCGGACAGTTCGAGATCATCCGCGCCTCGCTGGCCGGCTTGACTGCGGACCGCCGCATTCAGGCCCTGCTGATCGCCTTCTGCTTCGGTGCCTTTATCGAAGGCGCGGCCGGGTTCGGCACGCCGGTGGCCATTGCCGGCGCCACCCTGGTGGGACTCGGTTTCCGTCCCCTCTACGCCGCCGGTGTCTGTCTGGTGGCCAACACCGCGCCGGTGGCCTTCGGTGCCATCGGTATTCCAGTGGTCGCCCTGTCCGCGGTCATGGGCTATGGCGACGACGGCATGATGAAGCTTTCCAAGATGGTTGGTCATCAGCTGCCGTTTATCTCGGTTTTTATCCCCTTCTATGTCATCGTCATGATGGCTGGGCTGAAGAAGGCGATGGAGGTCCTGCCGGCCATTCTGACCTGCGGCGTGACCTTTGCCATTGCGCAATGGCTGACCGCGAGCTATGTCGGTCCGTACCTGCCGGACATCACCGCCTCGCTGGCTGCCATGGCAGCGCTGGTTATCCTGCTCCGCGTCTGGCAGCCCAAGGAAAACTTCGTTTTCGCCCATGAGAAGGCCGCAACCAGGGAAGAGCACAACTATACCGGCGGGCAGATTCTGCGCGCGTGGACGCCTTACCTGTTTCTCACCCTGATGGTTCTCCTCTGGGGGCTGCCCTCGGTCAAGGCCGGCCTCGACAATATCGGCAAGGTGGTCATCACCGTGACCGGTCTGGACAACATGATCGTCAAGAAGGTCAACACCCCTGATGTGGGCCTGCAGAAGATCGCCGTGGTCAACGGTGAAATCGACAAGCTGACCGCCGCGCTGCCCGCCGGTGAGGCCAAGCTGGCACCGGTCGTGACCCTGCTTGGCGAGTTGAAAGCCCTGCAAGGCCCCTTGGCCGAAGTGGAGCAGCGGCTTGTCGGCAAAGGTGCGGTTCTGCCGGAAGAGCGTTTCAAGGCCTTTGAGCCGGTTTTCAAGAAATCGGAAGAGCTGAAGAAGTTGAGCGAGGGCTTGGTCAAGGACAAGGTGGTGGAAAAGGATCAGTTCAAGTCGCTGACCAAGGCGCTTGCCGACCAACTGCCCACCAAGATCGCCGCCAAGTATAACTTTAACTATCTGTCCGCGGCCGGTACCGCCATCCTGATCGCGGCCCTGCTGTCCGCCCTGATTTGCGGCGTCGGCTTTGGCGATGTGGCAAAAATCGCCGGCAAGACCATCGTCGACATGCGCTTCCCGGCGTTGACCGTGGCCTCGGTGCTTGGTCTGGCCTATGTGATGAATGCCTCGGGCATGACCAACTGCCTCGGTCTGGTCTTCACCAAGACCGGTCATTGGTTCCCGTTCATCGCCCCGATTCTCGGCTGGCTGGGCGTGTTCCTCACCGGTTCCGACACCTCGAGCAACGTGCTCTTCGGTGGTCTGCAGAAGGCCACGGCTGAACAGTTGGGGATCAGCCCGATTCTCACCGGTGCCGCCAATACCTCGGGTGGTGTCATGGGCAAGATGATTTCTCCCCAGTCCCTGGCCGTTGCCACCGCCGCGTGCGGCATGGTCGGCGAGGAAGGCAACCTGTTCCGTTTTACCCTGAAGCATTCGTTGTTCTTGACATTCATCGTCTGCGTCATGGTCTATCTCCAGGCCTACTACCTGCAATGGATGATTCCGTAA
- a CDS encoding PKD domain-containing protein encodes MSRLLYALFLLALHGLACIPAAAATQSIHVEWGYTPPSTPAVSGFKLYQEGSFVCQVKNPKATAMDCAVTLTTDITHFTLTAAFTDGTESPHSAPFAFTSSKAGSSGTTGASTSRVSTAVLSSSTAAGTNPLTISFDGSGSTAANRSSIISYSWNFGDGFKATGARTSHTFTEAGTYTTTLTIEDSQGGTSKASTPIVVTTPVSARQATSNNSSTSVPSRTVSATTPSEATTATSSSTTTANNRNTAGTGAARLALEAGEIGITSNWVHVPFASRYSNPILVVGPPNFSNSAPCGVRTRNVTATGFDVRIAEWTYQDDKHPEETISYLVMEKGRITLNNGSVVEAGSFTGSATARPISFSKTFQAVPVVLTTVTSTNEAESIAGRVHNINRSGFTYFFQEQESNLRADHRNETVHYVAWQPGIGATGMVRFEASSTGKLVSSSWSKARFQSAFRQPPLVLASLQTLANAEPSTLRVKKITTEGFQIKIQEERSKDREMKHPGEQVGYLAIFPTGQ; translated from the coding sequence ATGTCTCGTCTTCTCTATGCACTTTTCCTTCTGGCCCTGCATGGCCTGGCCTGTATTCCCGCTGCGGCCGCGACCCAATCCATCCATGTCGAATGGGGATATACGCCTCCGAGCACCCCGGCGGTCAGCGGTTTCAAGCTGTATCAGGAAGGAAGTTTTGTCTGTCAAGTCAAAAACCCCAAGGCAACGGCCATGGATTGCGCGGTTACTCTAACGACCGACATCACCCATTTCACCCTGACCGCCGCCTTCACGGATGGAACCGAAAGTCCGCATTCCGCGCCGTTCGCCTTTACCAGCTCCAAAGCAGGCAGTTCCGGGACAACGGGCGCCTCCACCAGCAGGGTATCCACAGCTGTCCTCTCCTCAAGTACCGCGGCAGGGACAAACCCGTTGACCATCTCCTTTGACGGGTCCGGCTCGACGGCTGCCAATCGGAGCTCGATCATCTCCTACTCTTGGAATTTTGGCGACGGTTTCAAGGCCACCGGCGCCAGAACCTCCCACACCTTCACCGAGGCGGGTACCTATACCACCACCCTAACCATCGAAGACAGTCAGGGCGGAACAAGCAAGGCCAGCACCCCCATCGTGGTTACCACGCCGGTCAGCGCTCGCCAGGCCACCTCGAACAATAGCTCTACATCGGTGCCCTCCCGCACTGTCTCCGCAACCACACCGAGTGAGGCAACGACTGCTACCTCCTCCTCGACCACAACCGCCAACAACCGGAACACGGCCGGGACTGGAGCCGCCAGGTTGGCCCTTGAAGCGGGCGAGATCGGAATTACCAGCAATTGGGTCCACGTTCCTTTTGCCTCGCGCTACAGCAATCCCATCCTGGTGGTTGGACCACCAAATTTCTCCAACAGTGCGCCCTGCGGCGTCCGTACTCGCAATGTCACCGCCACCGGTTTTGATGTCCGGATTGCAGAATGGACCTATCAGGACGACAAACACCCGGAAGAAACCATCAGCTATCTAGTCATGGAAAAGGGAAGGATCACCTTGAACAACGGTTCCGTGGTCGAGGCCGGAAGTTTCACCGGTTCAGCCACTGCGCGACCGATCTCCTTTAGTAAAACCTTTCAAGCCGTTCCCGTGGTCTTGACCACCGTCACCTCAACCAATGAGGCCGAATCCATCGCCGGCCGGGTTCACAACATCAACCGTTCCGGATTCACCTACTTTTTCCAGGAACAAGAGAGCAACCTTCGCGCTGATCATCGCAACGAAACCGTGCATTACGTGGCCTGGCAACCGGGCATAGGTGCAACCGGAATGGTCCGATTCGAGGCATCGTCCACCGGCAAGCTGGTTTCCAGTTCTTGGTCCAAGGCCCGCTTTCAGAGCGCCTTCAGACAACCGCCCCTGGTCCTGGCTAGCCTGCAAACCCTGGCCAATGCGGAGCCATCCACCTTGCGTGTAAAGAAAATAACCACCGAAGGATTTCAGATAAAAATCCAGGAGGAACGGTCAAAAGATCGGGAAATGAAACATCCGGGAGAACAGGTCGGCTATCTGGCCATTTTCCCGACCGGACAGTAA
- a CDS encoding TIGR00730 family Rossman fold protein, whose amino-acid sequence MDDLKTSEAWRIFRIQAELIDGIETLNDLGPAVSVFGGARFGENSPYYIAARETAGLLVQQNLAVITGGGPGIMEAASRGCFEAGGTSVGLNIILPREQHPNHFQNRSLTFRYFFIRKLMFVRYAMAYVIFPGGFGTMDEFFESLTLIQTKKIRRFPIVLFGTSYWQGLLDWIRAEMLPHRSIAPEDLDLFHLVDTPEAVVEIIGCYLEECRQYQGDQRRTTV is encoded by the coding sequence ATGGATGACCTGAAAACCTCGGAAGCCTGGCGGATTTTCCGCATCCAGGCCGAACTGATCGATGGTATCGAAACCCTCAACGATCTCGGGCCCGCTGTGTCGGTTTTCGGCGGCGCCCGTTTTGGTGAGAATTCCCCCTATTATATCGCCGCCCGAGAAACGGCGGGGCTGCTGGTCCAGCAGAATCTGGCGGTGATCACCGGCGGCGGCCCCGGGATCATGGAGGCGGCCAGCCGTGGCTGCTTCGAGGCAGGCGGCACCTCGGTCGGGCTGAACATCATTCTGCCCCGGGAGCAGCACCCCAACCACTTTCAGAACCGCAGCCTCACCTTTCGCTATTTTTTCATCCGCAAGCTGATGTTTGTTCGCTACGCCATGGCCTATGTCATTTTCCCCGGCGGTTTCGGTACGATGGATGAATTTTTCGAGTCCTTGACCCTGATCCAGACCAAAAAGATTCGCCGGTTTCCCATCGTCCTCTTTGGCACCAGCTACTGGCAGGGGTTGCTCGACTGGATCCGGGCGGAGATGCTCCCCCACAGATCCATTGCCCCGGAGGATCTGGATCTGTTTCACCTGGTCGACACCCCCGAGGCCGTGGTGGAGATCATCGGCTGCTACCTGGAGGAATGCCGCCAGTATCAAGGCGACCAGCGTCGGACCACGGTCTGA
- a CDS encoding fumarate hydratase yields MAGFVYQDPFPLGKDETQFRLLEGSSKYVSTETFNGQEVLKIDPEGLKVLANQAMREVSFRLRPAHNEQVAKIFADPESSRNDKEVAYAMLRNAEVAASYVLPVCQDTGTACVVAKKGQNVWTGCDDAEMISAGVYTTYTEENLRYSQNAPLTMYEEVNTKTNLPAQIDIYATQGAEYKFLFLAKGGGSANKTYLYQETKALLNPGTLKKFLVEKMKTLGTAACPPYHIAFVIGGTSAETCLKTVKLASAKYLDNLPTSGNELGRSFRDVELEQELLVEAQKLGLGAQFGGKYFAHDIRVIRMSRHGASCPVGMGVSCSADRNIKAKINKDGLWIEQMDDNPGRLIPAEYRDRKGGHQVKIDLNQPIKNVLAELTKHPVSTVLSLTGTIIVGRDIAHAKWKELLDAGKPLPDYLKNHPVYYAGPAKTPPGKPSGSFGPTTAGRMDSYVDLFQANGGSMVMIAKGNRSQQVTDACKKHGGFYLGSIGGPAALLAEENIKKVECIDYPELGMEAVWKIEVVDFPAFILVDDKGNDFFKGLL; encoded by the coding sequence ATGGCAGGTTTTGTGTATCAGGATCCCTTCCCCCTCGGTAAAGATGAGACCCAATTCCGTTTGTTGGAGGGGTCCAGCAAGTATGTGTCCACCGAAACCTTCAACGGTCAGGAAGTCCTCAAGATCGACCCGGAAGGACTGAAGGTGCTGGCCAACCAAGCCATGCGCGAGGTGTCGTTCCGCCTCCGTCCGGCGCATAACGAGCAGGTGGCCAAGATTTTCGCTGATCCCGAGTCCTCGCGCAACGACAAGGAAGTCGCCTACGCCATGTTGCGCAACGCCGAGGTAGCCGCCAGCTATGTGCTGCCGGTCTGCCAAGATACCGGCACCGCCTGTGTTGTCGCCAAGAAGGGGCAGAACGTGTGGACCGGATGCGACGATGCCGAGATGATTTCGGCCGGCGTCTACACCACCTACACCGAGGAGAATCTCCGCTATTCCCAGAATGCGCCGCTGACCATGTACGAAGAGGTCAACACCAAGACCAACCTGCCGGCCCAGATCGACATCTATGCCACGCAAGGTGCGGAATACAAGTTCCTCTTCCTGGCGAAAGGCGGCGGCAGCGCCAACAAGACCTATCTCTATCAGGAGACCAAGGCCCTGCTCAACCCAGGCACCCTGAAGAAATTCCTGGTGGAGAAGATGAAGACGCTCGGTACCGCCGCCTGCCCGCCGTACCACATCGCCTTTGTCATCGGTGGCACCAGTGCTGAAACCTGCCTGAAAACCGTGAAACTGGCCTCGGCCAAATACCTGGACAATCTGCCCACCAGCGGCAATGAACTCGGCCGCTCCTTCCGTGATGTGGAACTGGAGCAAGAATTGCTGGTCGAAGCCCAGAAACTCGGTCTTGGCGCCCAGTTTGGCGGCAAGTATTTTGCCCACGACATCCGCGTCATCCGCATGAGCCGCCACGGCGCCTCCTGCCCGGTGGGCATGGGCGTTTCCTGCTCCGCCGACCGCAACATCAAGGCCAAGATCAACAAGGATGGCCTCTGGATCGAGCAGATGGACGACAACCCCGGCCGCCTGATTCCGGCCGAGTACCGTGACCGCAAAGGCGGCCATCAGGTGAAGATCGATCTCAACCAGCCGATCAAGAACGTGCTCGCCGAGCTGACCAAGCACCCGGTCTCCACGGTTCTTTCGCTCACCGGGACCATCATCGTCGGCCGCGACATCGCCCACGCCAAGTGGAAAGAGTTGCTCGACGCCGGTAAGCCGTTGCCCGATTATCTCAAGAATCATCCGGTCTACTATGCCGGCCCTGCCAAGACCCCGCCCGGCAAACCGTCCGGTTCCTTCGGCCCGACCACGGCCGGCCGCATGGACAGCTATGTCGATCTGTTCCAGGCCAACGGCGGCTCCATGGTGATGATCGCCAAGGGCAACCGCTCGCAGCAGGTGACCGATGCTTGCAAGAAGCATGGCGGCTTCTACCTCGGCTCCATCGGCGGCCCTGCCGCCCTGCTGGCCGAGGAGAACATCAAGAAGGTCGAGTGCATCGACTATCCGGAACTGGGCATGGAAGCGGTATGGAAGATCGAAGTGGTTGACTTCCCGGCCTTCATCCTGGTCGACGACAAGGGCAACGACTTTTTCAAGGGCCTGCTGTAA
- a CDS encoding nitroreductase family protein produces MNPKLHFIFSRRSIRTFTQKEVPDSMITDLLEAAMAAPSAVAKDPWHFLVLRTRGSLDQLAACLPNGKMLGGAAAALVVCGDIDRAHDRELSFLLQDVSAAIENILLAANALGLGACWLGIHPREERIAAVSRTFSLPETIIPVSAIALGWPAQDSPARTRYNPNLVHGEQW; encoded by the coding sequence ATGAACCCCAAACTGCATTTCATCTTTTCGCGACGCAGCATTCGCACCTTCACCCAAAAGGAAGTACCGGACAGCATGATCACCGACCTGCTGGAAGCGGCCATGGCCGCGCCTTCCGCGGTGGCCAAGGATCCCTGGCATTTTCTCGTCCTGCGCACCCGTGGTTCCTTGGACCAGCTGGCCGCCTGTCTCCCCAATGGCAAGATGCTCGGCGGGGCCGCCGCCGCCCTGGTGGTGTGTGGCGACATCGACCGGGCCCATGACCGGGAGCTCTCTTTTTTATTGCAGGATGTAAGCGCCGCGATCGAAAACATTCTCCTGGCGGCCAATGCCCTGGGCTTGGGCGCCTGCTGGCTGGGCATCCATCCCCGCGAGGAGCGGATTGCGGCCGTCTCGCGGACGTTCTCTCTCCCCGAAACCATCATTCCGGTGTCCGCCATCGCCCTCGGTTGGCCGGCCCAGGACAGTCCGGCCCGCACCCGCTACAATCCAAACCTTGTACATGGGGAACAATGGTGA
- a CDS encoding FAD-binding oxidoreductase: MLDKTVIEQLEALVGKENVLTGKVDLVAYSYDATADVPRQVPDVVVLPTSAEMVQDIVRLARRHKIAIYPRGAGTNLSGGTVPLKKGIVLSFQKMNKILEIDAANLTAVVQPGVVINALNTAVASHGLIYPPDPGTVATATMGGSAAENSGGLRGLKYGVTKNYIMGMEVVLASGDKVRFGGKTVKNVTAYDFSNLFVGSEGTLGIITELTAKLIPAPKFRRTMTGEFKTLADAGNAVAGIIAAQVIPATLEIMDRMTIQTVEDFAHIGLPVDAEALLLIEVDGMSEDVVNAEAEAVMRVVTENNGNLRTANTDQERDQLWTARRNALPALASLNNTVILEDATVPRSRITDMLIACQDIGKKYALTLGTFGHAGDGNLHPTILCDKNNQDEMSRMHKAVDEIFEAALHFGGTLSGEHGIGMAKMKYLGDELGQSGLDLMRSIKESLDPEYVLNPGKMVPVREN; this comes from the coding sequence ATGCTTGACAAGACCGTTATTGAACAACTCGAGGCCCTGGTAGGAAAAGAAAATGTACTGACCGGCAAGGTCGATCTGGTGGCGTACAGCTATGATGCCACCGCCGATGTGCCGCGGCAGGTGCCGGATGTGGTCGTGTTGCCAACCAGTGCCGAAATGGTCCAGGACATCGTCCGCCTGGCCCGGCGTCACAAGATCGCCATCTATCCGCGTGGCGCCGGCACCAATCTCAGCGGCGGCACCGTGCCCCTGAAGAAGGGGATTGTCCTCTCCTTCCAGAAAATGAACAAGATCCTGGAGATCGATGCCGCCAACCTCACCGCCGTGGTCCAGCCCGGGGTGGTGATCAATGCCCTCAACACCGCTGTCGCGTCCCATGGGCTGATCTATCCGCCCGATCCGGGCACGGTGGCCACCGCCACCATGGGCGGCTCGGCGGCGGAAAACTCCGGCGGCCTGCGCGGCCTCAAGTACGGCGTGACCAAAAATTACATCATGGGTATGGAAGTGGTGCTGGCCAGCGGCGACAAGGTCCGCTTCGGCGGCAAAACCGTGAAGAACGTCACTGCCTATGATTTTTCCAACCTCTTTGTCGGTTCGGAAGGGACGCTCGGCATCATCACCGAACTGACCGCCAAACTGATCCCCGCCCCGAAATTTCGCCGCACCATGACCGGTGAGTTCAAAACCCTGGCCGATGCGGGCAATGCCGTGGCCGGGATCATCGCCGCCCAGGTCATTCCCGCCACGCTTGAAATCATGGATCGGATGACCATTCAAACCGTCGAGGATTTCGCCCATATCGGCCTGCCGGTGGATGCCGAGGCCCTGTTGCTCATCGAGGTGGACGGCATGTCCGAGGATGTGGTCAACGCCGAAGCCGAGGCGGTGATGCGGGTGGTGACCGAGAATAACGGCAATCTCAGAACGGCGAATACCGATCAGGAGCGCGACCAGCTGTGGACCGCGCGCCGCAACGCCTTGCCGGCCCTGGCTTCGCTCAACAACACCGTCATCCTTGAGGATGCCACCGTGCCGCGTTCGCGCATCACCGACATGCTCATCGCCTGTCAGGACATCGGCAAGAAATATGCATTGACGCTCGGCACCTTTGGGCATGCCGGCGACGGCAATCTCCATCCCACCATCCTCTGCGACAAGAACAACCAGGACGAAATGAGCCGGATGCACAAGGCGGTCGACGAGATTTTCGAGGCAGCCCTGCATTTTGGCGGCACCTTGTCCGGCGAACATGGTATCGGCATGGCAAAAATGAAGTATCTCGGCGATGAGCTCGGTCAGAGCGGCCTGGACCTGATGCGCAGCATCAAGGAGTCGCTGGACCCCGAGTACGTGCTCAATCCGGGCAAGATGGTTCCTGTGCGGGAGAACTGA
- a CDS encoding FadR/GntR family transcriptional regulator: protein MRFKPIKPKKVSTQIADQIRDSILAGDFAPGDKLPPERELAEMFGVSRPSVREALNILAAAGLVMSYQGGGTVVLSLVDAGQGGSLSELIRSQQERALEVIEVRKCMESWTAYYAAQRALPDDLRRMEEILAGMEKNLTDQLPSEDLDANLHIVIARATHNIVWLHLMQSIFDAMKEFQRGVWRAVYLTLEDHKLLYQHHSALVAAIRSRDADRAREMMMHHLTFAEKRSAAYVSSQPN, encoded by the coding sequence ATGCGATTCAAACCGATCAAGCCAAAGAAGGTTTCCACCCAGATAGCAGACCAGATTCGCGACTCGATTCTTGCCGGTGATTTCGCTCCCGGCGACAAGCTGCCGCCAGAACGGGAGTTGGCCGAGATGTTCGGCGTTTCCCGCCCTTCGGTGCGCGAGGCGCTCAATATCCTCGCCGCGGCCGGATTGGTGATGTCCTATCAGGGGGGCGGCACCGTGGTGTTATCTCTGGTCGACGCCGGGCAGGGCGGCTCGCTGAGCGAGTTGATCCGCAGCCAGCAGGAACGCGCCCTGGAGGTGATCGAAGTGCGCAAGTGCATGGAATCCTGGACTGCCTACTATGCGGCCCAGCGAGCACTGCCTGACGATCTGCGCCGCATGGAGGAGATTTTGGCCGGCATGGAAAAGAATCTGACCGATCAGCTGCCGTCCGAGGATCTGGATGCCAATCTGCATATCGTCATCGCCCGCGCCACCCACAACATTGTCTGGTTGCACCTGATGCAGTCCATTTTCGACGCCATGAAGGAGTTTCAGCGCGGCGTGTGGCGGGCGGTGTATCTGACCCTGGAAGACCACAAACTGCTCTATCAACACCATTCCGCCCTGGTGGCGGCCATTCGTTCCCGGGATGCGGACCGGGCGCGTGAGATGATGATGCATCACCTCACCTTCGCGGAAAAACGCAGCGCCGCCTACGTCTCCAGCCAACCCAACTGA